The DNA region ACAACGAGACCTCCACCGGCGTCGCCGCCCCGGTCAAGCGCGTCGCGAACGCCGACGAGGGCGCCCTCGTCCTCGTGGACGCGACGAGCGGTGCGGGCGGGCTGCCCGTCGACATCGCCGAGACCGACGTCTACTACTTCGCCCCGCAGAAGTCCTTCGCCGCGGACGGCGGCCTGTGGATCGGGATCTTCTCCCCGGCCGCCATCGAGCGCGCCGAGCGCGTCCACGCGAGCGGCCGCCACGTCCCGGAGTTCTTCAGCCTGCCCACGGCGATCGACAACTCCCGCAAGAACCAGACGTACAACACCCCGGCCCTCGCCACCCTCTTCCTGCTGAACGACCAGCTGGAGTGGATCAACGGCCAGGGCGGCCTCGACTGGTCGGTCCGCCGCACGGCGACCTCCTCGCGCACGCTGTACGGCTGGGCCGAGGACGTCAAGTACGCGAACCCGTTCGTCACCGACCCGGCCAAGCGCTCGCAGGTCATCGGCACGATCGACTTCACCGACGACGTCGACGCGGCCGCCGTCGCCAAGGTCCTGCGCGCCAACGGCATCGTCGACACCGAGCCCTACCGCAAGCTCGGCCGCAACCAGCTCCGTGTCGCCATGTTCCCCGCGATCGACCCGGCGGACATCGAGGCCCTCACGAAGTGCATCGACTACGTGATCGAGAAGCTGTGACCGTCACTGTCGAGCAGTTGTAACCGTCGTTCGTACGGCAACCGGGGCGCCCGGCACGACAACCGTGCCGGGCGCCCCTGTCCGTGTCATGGCGCCTGTCTCATGTCGCCGTGCAGCTCACCGCCGGTGCTCCGCCGCCGCCCGGCGCGCCTCCGAATCCGAAGCTCGCCGAAGCGCCCACCGCGACCGCCCCGTTGTGGTCGGCGTTCGACGCGACCACTGTCGAACCGCTCTGCGTGTACGAGGCGTTCCACATGCTGGTGACCTTCTGGGCGCCGGGCCAGGTCCACGTGACCTTCCAGGACTTGAGCGCCGTGGTGCCCGAATTGGTCACCTTCACGTCGGCGTTGAAGCCGCCGCCCCAGTCGCTGCCGACGGTGTAGGCGGCGGTGCAGGCCGCCCCGCCTCCGGGATCACCGGGGTCGCCGGGGTCACCCGGACCACCCCCGCCGCTCGGAAAGCCCGGTGCCTTCACGCTCGCCAGGTATCCGTCCTTCACCGTGTCCACGGTCGTCCAGTCGTCCTTCAGGATCCCGCCCGTGTCACCGGAGTTGGGGTTCCAGGACCAGAAGGTCCAGGAGATGCTGTCGGCGCCGTACGTGCTGGTGGGCCGGAGGTAACTCACCAGCGCGGCGAGCCACTTCTGGTCGATCGTCGACTGGAGCGTCGTACCGAACTCGCCCACCCACACCGGCGCGATGTTCTGCTTGAAGATGTAGCCCCAGTACTTGTCCCAGATGCCGGGCATGTTGGCGGGGAAGGACGGGTCGCTGAACCAGCTCTGCTGGGCCACGCTCGTGGCGTAGTCGTGGGCCGAGTAGACGACCCGGTTCGGGACGTCCAGCTGGACGGGGTACTGGGCGACCCCCATCAGGTTGCCGCCCCACCAGCCCGACACTCCGTTGAACGTCTGCACGCCCTCCACGAAGACCAGCAGCTCGGGGTTGACGGACAGGATCGCGTTGCCGGCGCGCTGGGCGGCCAGGCGCCAGTCCCTCGTCGTGTCGCCGCAGCCCCAACAGGCGGGATCGTGCGGCTCGTTGTGGAGGTCGATGCCGATCACCGTGGAGTTGCCCTGGTAACGGGTCGCCAGCGCCTTGAGGTTGGCGATCCACGTCGACTCCGGCACCGCGGAGGTGTACCAGAGCGGCGACTGGCCGGCCGCGTCCGGACGATGCCGGTCCAGTACGACCTTGAGGCCGCCCTGACCCGCGTACGCCACGATCCTGTCCATGATCTGGAGGGAGCCGAGGCCCTGGAGGTCGGCGTTCTTGCCGCCGGAGAAGTCGATGCTGTTGGGTACGGTGCCGCTCTTGAAGAGGTCGTCGCTGTAGGGCAGCCGGATGGTGTTGTAGCCCAGCGACTTCATCTGGTCGATCATGCTCTTGTAGTCGCGCGCCCAGAGGCCGTGGGGGGTGTAGTTGGCGGTCTCGAAGCCGAACCAGTTGATGCCGGCTATCCGTACGGGCTGACCGGCCGCGTTCAGGATCTGGCGGCCGCTGGTGTGCCAGTAACCGGCTCCGGGGGCGGCCGCCGCGGCCGCCCGGTCCACGGCGGCCGCCGGGTCGGCGTGGGCGGCCGTCTGCACACCGGCCAGCGGTAGCAGGAGCGCCGCGGCGGCAGCACACAGCGCTCTTCGCAAGCTGCGGAACATGTCGCTGCTTCCTCTCGGGAGGCGCGGCCCCGGAACGGATGGGAGCGCTCCCACCGCACCACGCACCCCCATGGAAGAGATCCCGCGTGGACACGTCAAGAAGTCGTGCGGTATTCGGGACACTTGAAGCCCCGAACACCGCACGTCCCCCGTAGCCGCACAAGCGCGACCGACTACTACTTGCTGAGCTTCTGGAACCTCCGCACCGCCAGCGGAACGAAGATCAGCGTGAGGACCAGCGGCCAGACGGCCGACATCAGCAGCGCGTGCTGCTCGACCCACGAGTCGCCGCTGCCCACCGGCGTGCCGAACAGTTCACGGGTGGCCGCAGCCGTCGACGAGATCGGGTTCCAGGCCGCCACATGGCCGAGCCAGTCCGGCATCAGCTGCGGGGCGACGAAGATGCTGGAGATCATCGTCAGCGGGAACGCGACCGCGAACAGACCGCCCGCCGCCTCCGGGTTGGGCACGAGCAGACCGAGCCACACCCCGAGCCAGATCAGCGAGAACCGCAGCCACAGCAACAGCGCGAAGGCGCCCAGGAAACCGAAGCCGCCGTCGGGCCGCCAGCCCATGGCGACCGCGGTGAGCATCAGGATCGTCAACTCCGCGCAGGCGACGATGAGATCGGTGACCCCGCGCCCGGCGACGACGGCGGACGGCGCCATCGGCATGGAGCGGAACCGGTCGATGACGCCCTTGGTGGAGTCGTACACGACGAGCGTCGCGGTGTTGATGAACCCGAAGGCCATCGTCATCACGAACATGCCCGGCATCAGGAAGTCCCGATAGTCACCGCCGCCGGGCACCTTCATCGCGCTGCCGAACACGTACCCGTACAGCAGCACGGACAGGATCGGGAAGCCCAACTGCCAGGCGATGTTGATCGGTTGGCGCTGATAGTGGGTGAGCCCGCGCCGGACGACGTTCCAGCAGTCGGCGAGCACCCAGTACGCGCGCCCGTGGTCGCTCTGCGCGGCCGGGCCGGGGGTGACCTGTGCGGTCGGGTCGAGGGTGGTCACGCCGCCGCCTCCTTCTCGTTCGACACGGCCTTCTCGTTCGACGCATCAGTCTCACTCGACGCATCAGTCTCGTTCGACGCGTCCGTCTCGTTCGACGCGTCCGTGCGGTGGCCGGTCAGGCGCAGGAACACGTCGTCGAGGCTCGGCCTGCGCAGGCCGATGTCCTCCACGCGCACGCCCTCGTCCTGGAGGGTGCGGGCCACCTCGGTGAGGGCGGCGACCCGGTCGGTCACGGGTGCGTGGACCCTCAACTCGGTCTCGTCCGACTCCGGTTCGCCGTCCGAGACCCGGGCGACGACCTTCACCGCCCGCGCGATGTCGGCCCGCTCGGCGACGACGACCTCGATCCGGTCGCCGCCCACCGTGCTCTTCAGCCCGTCCGGGGTGTCGTCGGCGATGGACCGCCCCTGGTCGATCACGGTGATGTGCGAGGCGAGCTTGTCGGCCTCCTCCAGATACTGCGTGGTCAGCAGCACGGTGGTGCCGCCGGTGACCAACGCCCGTACGGAGTCCCAGACTTCACCCCGGCCGCGCGGGTCGAGGCCGGTCGTCGGCTCGTCCAGGAACAGCACGTGCGGGGTGAGGATCATCGACGCGGCGAGGTCGAGGCGCCGCCGCATGCCGCCGCTGTACTTCCCGACTCCCTTGTCCGCGGCGTCGGTCAGGTCGAACTGCTCCAGCAGCTCGCCCGCCCGCAGCCGCGCCCGGCGCCCGCCCAGGTGGAACAGCCGGCCGAACATCTCCAGGTTCTGCCGGCCGGTGAGCACCTCGTCCACCGCGGCGTACTGACCGGTGAGCCCGATCCGGGCCCGCACCTCCCGTGGCTGCCGGGCAACGTCCAGCCCCGCCACCCGGGCACTTCCCCCGTCCAGCTTCACCAGCGTGGAGAGGATGCGGACGGCGGTCGTCTTGCCCGCGCCGTTCGGCCCGAGCAGGCCGTGCACCGTGCCCTCCCGCACGGCCAGGTCGAAGCCGTCGAGGGCACGCTTCTCCCCGTACCTCTTCTCGAGCCCCTCGGCCCGCACCGCGTAACCGCTCACAGCACTCCCCCAATTCCCTAAACTGAGTACGCCGTACCCCATTAAGAGTACACCGTACCCAGTTTTGGCCCAAGGGATTATTCTGAGATCCATGACAAGCGGCTCGGGCGGCACGGAGACCAGCGGGAGCGGAGACATCGTCCGCACCCTCCACCTGCTGTGGGACACGGGCCCCAGGCCCAGCCGCGGGCCCAAGCCGGCCCTCACGCTCGACCGGATCGTGGAAGCGGCGGTCCGGATCGCGGACACGGAAGGGCTGGAGGCCGTCTCGATGCGCCGGCTCTCCACGGAGCTCGGCACCGGCACGATGTCCCTCTACCGGTACGTCCCCGGCAAGGGCGAGCTGCTCGACCTGATGCTCGACCGCGTCCAGCGCACGGGCGACGACACGTCGGTCTTCGGCGGCAACTGGCGCTCGGCCCTGGAGGTGCTCGGCCGCGAAAGCCTCGCCCTCTACCAGCGCCACCCCTGGCTGCTGCAGGTCAACCAGTCCCGCCCGGTCCTCGGCCCCAGCGCCATCGACGGCATGGAGAAGGTGATCTCCCGCATCAAGCCCATGGGGCTGAGCGACCCGGAACTGGTCTCGGCGGTCATCATGATCGACTCGTACGTCATCGGGGCCGCCCGCTCCCAGCTGTACACGCGGGAGGCGGAGCGCAGGACGGGTCTGACGGACGCGGAGTTCTGGGCCGCCCAGGCCCCGATCCTGGAGCAGGTCATGACCGGCGGCCGCTACCCCGTCATGGCCTCACTCGCCGAGGACGCCTTCGGCTCCGACTTCGACCACTTCGACTTCGGCCTGCAGCGCATCCTGGACGGCCTGGAGGCACTGGTCGAGCGCAGGGGCGCCCGCTAGGGGCGCCCGCTAGGGGCGCGAGGAACTGCGCGACCGGCCACGTCGGACCCTCAGCCGTCGAACGACCCCTCCAGCGGCGCGATCAGTCGCGCCGCAGCAGTCGCTTGAGCCCGTAGATGACGGCCAGGGCGACCACCAGTGCAACAGCCCCCATCTTGATATCGGCGTTCATCCCGTCACCACCCCCGCCCCCGTCGGCCGAACCGCCTTCCCCGGAAGGCGACTTACCGTCTCCGCCACCCCCGCCCGGCACGTTCCCCGGCTCCACCGAGCTGCCCGAGCCCTCGCTCCCGTACAGCAGCGTGGATCCGTCGGGGGTGTACGCCATCGACTCGCCCTGCCCCTGGAGCGGCACGCTCAGCCGCCCCTCCTTCTTCACCTTCCCGCCGTTCCACTTGTACGCGAGGCCGCCGAAGTAGCCGCGTACGGCGAGCTGCTTGCCGTCGGGGGAGAAGGCGCCGTCGGTGACCCAGAGGTCGATGGCGCCGATGCGCTTGAAGGTGTTGGTGCCGGAGGGGGTGAGCTCGGCGGGTCCCTCGTACAGCCCTCCCCCGTCCTCGTTCTTCGAGACGATGTAGACGCGCCCGGTCTTCGGGTGGACCATCAGCGCCTCGGCGTCCCGTGCCCCGTCGGCGTACTTCACGTCGTACTGCGTGGCGCGGACGGTCTGGTTCTTG from Streptomyces sp. NBC_00258 includes:
- a CDS encoding ABC transporter permease, with amino-acid sequence MTTLDPTAQVTPGPAAQSDHGRAYWVLADCWNVVRRGLTHYQRQPINIAWQLGFPILSVLLYGYVFGSAMKVPGGGDYRDFLMPGMFVMTMAFGFINTATLVVYDSTKGVIDRFRSMPMAPSAVVAGRGVTDLIVACAELTILMLTAVAMGWRPDGGFGFLGAFALLLWLRFSLIWLGVWLGLLVPNPEAAGGLFAVAFPLTMISSIFVAPQLMPDWLGHVAAWNPISSTAAATRELFGTPVGSGDSWVEQHALLMSAVWPLVLTLIFVPLAVRRFQKLSK
- a CDS encoding WD40 repeat domain-containing protein; this encodes MRRSLAFLFGALLAGVLVAPAVAADSAGSEGADGFTIKDPRITESSGLVASRAHPGVYWTHNDSDDGAFLYAVDSKTGETVATVTMTGVGRPRDVEAISMGPNGHLYVGDVGDNLGGTWDHVWIYELPEPKQLKNQTVRATQYDVKYADGARDAEALMVHPKTGRVYIVSKNEDGGGLYEGPAELTPSGTNTFKRIGAIDLWVTDGAFSPDGKQLAVRGYFGGLAYKWNGGKVKKEGRLSVPLQGQGESMAYTPDGSTLLYGSEGSGSSVEPGNVPGGGGGDGKSPSGEGGSADGGGGGDGMNADIKMGAVALVVALAVIYGLKRLLRRD
- a CDS encoding cellulase family glycosylhydrolase yields the protein MFRSLRRALCAAAAALLLPLAGVQTAAHADPAAAVDRAAAAAAPGAGYWHTSGRQILNAAGQPVRIAGINWFGFETANYTPHGLWARDYKSMIDQMKSLGYNTIRLPYSDDLFKSGTVPNSIDFSGGKNADLQGLGSLQIMDRIVAYAGQGGLKVVLDRHRPDAAGQSPLWYTSAVPESTWIANLKALATRYQGNSTVIGIDLHNEPHDPACWGCGDTTRDWRLAAQRAGNAILSVNPELLVFVEGVQTFNGVSGWWGGNLMGVAQYPVQLDVPNRVVYSAHDYATSVAQQSWFSDPSFPANMPGIWDKYWGYIFKQNIAPVWVGEFGTTLQSTIDQKWLAALVSYLRPTSTYGADSISWTFWSWNPNSGDTGGILKDDWTTVDTVKDGYLASVKAPGFPSGGGGPGDPGDPGDPGGGAACTAAYTVGSDWGGGFNADVKVTNSGTTALKSWKVTWTWPGAQKVTSMWNASYTQSGSTVVASNADHNGAVAVGASASFGFGGAPGGGGAPAVSCTAT
- a CDS encoding TetR/AcrR family transcriptional regulator is translated as MTSGSGGTETSGSGDIVRTLHLLWDTGPRPSRGPKPALTLDRIVEAAVRIADTEGLEAVSMRRLSTELGTGTMSLYRYVPGKGELLDLMLDRVQRTGDDTSVFGGNWRSALEVLGRESLALYQRHPWLLQVNQSRPVLGPSAIDGMEKVISRIKPMGLSDPELVSAVIMIDSYVIGAARSQLYTREAERRTGLTDAEFWAAQAPILEQVMTGGRYPVMASLAEDAFGSDFDHFDFGLQRILDGLEALVERRGAR
- a CDS encoding ATP-binding cassette domain-containing protein, encoding MGYGVLSLGNWGSAVSGYAVRAEGLEKRYGEKRALDGFDLAVREGTVHGLLGPNGAGKTTAVRILSTLVKLDGGSARVAGLDVARQPREVRARIGLTGQYAAVDEVLTGRQNLEMFGRLFHLGGRRARLRAGELLEQFDLTDAADKGVGKYSGGMRRRLDLAASMILTPHVLFLDEPTTGLDPRGRGEVWDSVRALVTGGTTVLLTTQYLEEADKLASHITVIDQGRSIADDTPDGLKSTVGGDRIEVVVAERADIARAVKVVARVSDGEPESDETELRVHAPVTDRVAALTEVARTLQDEGVRVEDIGLRRPSLDDVFLRLTGHRTDASNETDASNETDASSETDASNEKAVSNEKEAAA
- the serC gene encoding phosphoserine transaminase, which encodes MADIQIPADLKPADGRFGAGPSKVRTESLTALAATGTSLMGTSHRQAPVKNLVGKVREGVRDLFQLPEGYEVVLGNGGSTAFWDVATHGLIENKSQHLTFGEFSSKFAKAAKLAPWLADPDVITSEPGTHPEPVAQSGVDVYALTHNETSTGVAAPVKRVANADEGALVLVDATSGAGGLPVDIAETDVYYFAPQKSFAADGGLWIGIFSPAAIERAERVHASGRHVPEFFSLPTAIDNSRKNQTYNTPALATLFLLNDQLEWINGQGGLDWSVRRTATSSRTLYGWAEDVKYANPFVTDPAKRSQVIGTIDFTDDVDAAAVAKVLRANGIVDTEPYRKLGRNQLRVAMFPAIDPADIEALTKCIDYVIEKL